Part of the Flagellimonas eckloniae genome, CAAACCGGCCTTGTACTTGGCCATCAATATTTTTTTCACGGATGATGAAAGATGTGCTTCGGTAATTATGCCCTTGTTGTAAGCTTCAATCAACTTTTCTTTGGCTTTTAGTACATTTTCGGGCATTAATAAGACGTCGTTCCCAGCACGAAAGGCTTCAAGTTCCACCTCACCTTCGTTGGCAAATTGAGAAACCGCTTTCATATTTAGCGCATCGGTGAAGACAAGACCTTTAAATCCTAGTTCTTTCTTTAACAACACAGAGACAATCTGTTCTGAAAGGGTTGAAGGAAGTCCTTCCCTAATCTCTATGTTTGGAACATCTAAATGTGCCACCATTACAGAGCTCAATCCATTTTTTATCAACGTTCTAAACGGATAAAGCTCAACGGAATCCAACCTTTCTTTGGTTGAGTTTATAATTGGTAAGGCTTTATGGGAGTCTGTTGCCGTATCACCATGACCGGGAAAATGTTTCCCGCAGGACAAAACACCGGCTTGTTCCATGCCCCGCATAAATGCTGTTCCTTTTTGAGCAACACTTATAGGGTCTTCTCCAAAAGAACGATTTCCTATGATTGGATTTTTTGGATTATTGTTCACATCTATGTCTGGTGCAAAATTGATATGGACCCCAAGCCTTTTTGCATGTTTTCCTATTTGATGGCCCACTTTTTCAACTACAGAGCTGTCCTTTATGGCGCCCAACGTCATATTCCAAGGAAAGGCATAGGTAGAATCCAATCGCATTGAAAGCCCCCACTCCGCATCCATGGCAACCAGCAATGGTATTTTGGAGTGTGATTGATATTCATTGGTAAGCTTTGCCTGACGAACGGGTCCACCATTTGAAAATATGACCCCACCAATATGGTGTTCCTGTACAAGTTGTGTTATTTTATCTGTTGTAGCCTTATCTTGGTTGGATGCAACACTAACCATAAACAATTGCCCTACACGTTCATCAACCGACATAGCATCATACGTAGATTCCACCCAATTAAATTGTGCAATAGAATCTTTTGCTATTAACGGGTTATTTTGGCCGCTAGCGCTTAAAAAAACTAATAAGAAAATGGGAACGTAAAGGTTTATCCGCATAAAATCTTGTCTAGGACATGAACTTATAACGCATAAAAATATTGTATTTCATCGAAGAAAACACATTAATTAAGAGAATTTAAACAAGTCCTATATATAGCTAACCGTTAAAACTCTCAATCTAAGTTTTTCTGTGGGTAAGCGAAGTCGCAAATTCGTTTTTTGCTTTTGAAACGACTTTTCTCTTAAAAAAAGAATTTTTGATAGAAGTTATGGGTATTGCACTTATAGGTTGGGCTAAGGTTCGTTGCTGTGATTCGTCCGTCTACGCTCGCCGAAGCTTTTTCAGCGAAGGTGAGAGGACAATCCAGCCGAACCTAAAGATAGCTTTTTGCGTGTGATTTCCGTTTAGGAAATCCGCAAGCAATGAATTTTAGCCTTTGTTGTAGGCAGTGTTTTTTTATTGCGTGATTAAATTCAAGTGACGTTTTACACGCAGGAATACGTCATTAAGGTGTTTCCGTGATTTGAGTTTCTTTACAACGTCTTCTTTCGCATTAATTCCGTTGATTTCTGGCAACAGCAATGAACTGATGAAAAGCTTCAAATTCTGAATTCGTTCCGTTGGGTTTAGCGGACTTTCTAAATCTAATGTTTTGATAAATATCTTGTTTTCCTTCCGTTTAGAAGGACCGAATCTATTCCAAATGTGCATGGTCACCTCTGTATAGTCCAAGTCCTTAAAATTGAATCCATAATTTAAGTAGTAGCTGTTACTAAAGTTTGATTTTTGTAGCTCAATAATTTTTTCCAGTTCCTCTGTTTCCGAAGTCCATTTATTTCCTTTCTTTTTGAATCCATGAGGTTTCAAAAGTTGGTCAAGTTCCGCTTTAAATTCTTGATTTGTCATTTTTTGGACATTGCCTACAACGATTAAGATATCGCTTGTTTTAATGAGCTATATCGACCGATAAGTGAAGTTCGGGAAATTTAAGTTAAGATTCAAGGGTAAATTAACGGATGGCCCGAGTAAAATCAACGAATTTGGTAATATGTTCTTCTATGAGCTTCTAAAACCTAGTTATTGTAAAGTATTGCTACACAAACCGTGAGTGCCAACTTTCAGAGGCAGGAACTTCCCAGTGTTCCAAATACTCCTGCTTGCTGGCCACCAAATTGTTGAATACGATGGTATTTTTGGATATGGCCTTCTCTTTTGCCATTTTTTTGAAGTCCTGTAAAGATTTGTACGTTACATATTCACCTTGCTTAAAAGAAACGTTCATACGGTCCAAAAGGCTTACATTGTACTTTTCCTCCAGTGCTTGTATAAAATGTACCGAGGCATCTATGGAGCATCCAGAGGCACTTGCATTGGTCTGATCTAAGGCAATAATGATGAATCTGTTGTATTTTATTTCAAACCCCGCCTCCAATTCACTTCCATGTGCGGTCCACTCTTGAATAAAATTGATTAGATTTTGTTCTATTTCCTGTAATTCCGATTCCTTAAAGCTTCGGTTGGATTGGTATATCCAAATTCGCGAGGTTTCCGGCAATGTTTTAAAATCTACTAGCATTTTAAATAGAATTTGCAATAAGTTCGGCTACATCCAAAACGGTAACACTATCTTCTTTTTCGTGGGCTTTGATTCCGTCCGTCATCATGGTATTGCAATACGGGCATCCGGTTGCAATAATGTTTGGATTGGTTTCCAGCGCATCTTTTGTACGCAGCACATTAATATCCATATCCCCTTTTTCAGGTTCTTTGAACATTTGGGCTCCTCCGGCTCCACAGCACAACGCCGTTTTTTTATGACGTTTCATTTCTACAATGTCGGCATTGGTTTTCTTAAGAACATCCCTTGGTGCGTCAAAAACGGAGTTGGCTCTCCCAAGATAACAAGGGTCGTGAAATGTAATGCGTTTTTCTTTATATACTTTCCCTTCAATCGATAAACGTCCATTATCGATCAATTCTTTGATGTACTGCGTATGGTGAACAACATCATAATGTCCACCTAAACCTGGATATTCATTTTTTAAAGTATTGAATGAATGTGGGTCACAGGTTACAATACGTTTAATCTCGTAACCGTTTAAAACCTCAATGTTCATCATAGCCTGCATTTGAAACAAAAATTCATTGCCCGCACGCTTGGCCACATCTCCGGTACAACTTTCCTCTGGTCCCAAAACGGCAAATTCTACCCCAGCCCTATTCAATATTTTCACAAAAGCTCGGGAAATCTTTTTGGCTCTATCGTCATAACTACCTGCGGAACCGACCCAAAACAATATTTCTGGCTGCGTACCTTGAGCCATAAATTCTTCCATGGTTTTCACCTTGATTTCTTCACTCATAGTCCTAGAAAGTTATTCGTTTACCCAATTTAACCGGTCCATTTGATTATAGGGCCACGGAGCTCCATTATTTTCGATATTGGACATCATATTGTTCAATTCCGTTGGTGCAGCGGATTGCTCCATCACCAAAAATCTGCGCATTTCCATAATAATGGACAATGGGTCTATGCTTACAGGGCAAGCTTCTACACATGCATTACAGGTAGTACATGCCCATAATTCTTCATGGCTAATGTAATCGCCCAACAATTGTTTCCCATCTGGTACAAATGTTCCTTTATTGGCATCTATATTTTTCCCTACATCTTCCAACCTATCCCTAGTGTCCATCATTATCTTTCTAGGGGATAGTTTTTTTCCAGTTTGGTTAGCTGGGCATTCTGATGTACATCTACCGCACTCGGTGCATGTATACGCATTGAGTAATTGCACCCAATTTAAATCCATGACATCCGAAGCACCAAATTTTTCTGGGTCCGGTGCATCTTCAACAGGTGCAGCAAATGGATCAGCTGAGGGATCCATCATCAGCTTTACCTCATTGGTAACCGCTTCCACATTATTGAATTGACCCTGAGGCTTCAATTTACCATAATAGGTATTCGGAAACGCCAATAGAATATGTAAATGCTTGGAATAATACAGATAATTTAGAAAGGCCAATATTCCAAGAATGTGCAACCACCATGCGGTACGTTCAACCAATATTAAGTTTGATGCCGACATGTTTTCAAATAGGGGTGCAATAAATTGGCTTATTGGAAAGGCTCCCGCTTTTGTATAATGTGCCACATCCATTTGTTGCAATTGAAAGTCAGTCGCATTCATGGTCAAAAACAAGAACATTAGTACCAACTCAATATATAGGATCATATTGCCATCCTTTTTGGGCCATCCTTCCATTTCAGGCTTTATGAATCTTTTGAGTTTGATGATATTTCTTCTGACCCAAAAAATAACAACGGCTATGATGACCATGAATGCCAATACCTCAAAAGACCCTATCAGAAAATCATATAAGGCTCCCAAAGGAGCAAATACCCTATGGGTACCCAAAATCCCATCCAATATAATTTCGAGCACTTCCAAATTAATGATCACAAAGCCTACATAGACAATAATATGCATAAGTCCCGCTATGGGGCGAACTACCATTTTGGTCTGGCCCAATGCTATTTTGGCCATATTCTTCCAACGTTGTGGTCTATCATTGCTGACATCCACATTTTTTCCCAATTTGATGTTTCGTGACAGTTTTCTCACATTTCGTGCAAAAAAACCAATGCCCACTATTAGGGCGATAGTAAAAAGTATATTGGGCAAGTACTCCATATATTAATTCTGATTTTGAGAGGCGGGATCATTCTCCGGAAGCTCATATTCTTTTTGTTTCTTTCCAAATACAGAAACATTTACATAGCGTTTGGGATTGAGCCTGAAATCCTGTAGCAATAAATCCAATTCTCTAGAAGCAGCTTCAAGGTTATTATATAGTTTTTCATCATTGGCCAGTTTCCCAAGAGACCCCTCACCCTTTTCAATCTTTCCTAGGGTGGCATTTAAGCGTTCTACGGTGGTTTTAAAACTTGCAACAGTCTCTGCCAGTCCGGCATTGGCCAATGAATCTGAAAGCTTAGAAAAGTTGGTCGTGATATGATCCACATTCTTAAGGGAATTATCCAGTTGTTCTTTGTTGCTTTCCAACAATCCATTTAGTTTGTCCGCACTTCCCTTGAATGAACTTACCAAAGCGTTTATGCCCGCTATGCTCTGTCTCAATTCGTACCTTGTCTGATTGTCTAGTACATCGTTAAAATTCATTAATAATGTGTCTGCATGGGATACTGCTCCTTCTACCTTAGTTTGAAGTGGAGTCAGCTTCTCTTGTACCAAGGCGGTAATTCCCGGTTTAATACTTGAGTTTAAAGTATCTCCCGATTTTGCGAAAGATGCGTCATCAAAAACTGGAAGAATTTGTATACCCTTTCCTCCTATAATTCCAGTATCATAAATTTCTGCACTACTATTTTTGGAAAAATCCTGATCTTTATTAACGGTAAACTCAACAACAGATCTAAATTTGTTGTCCTTAAATTTTATGCTTACCACTTTACCCACAACCTGTCCGTTTATGGATACCTGTGTACCAGTCTGTAATCCACCGACATGGTCGTATACTGCGTAAAATATTTTATCGTTTTCAAAAAATGGGGAAGACTTCAAATAGCTTAATCCAAAGATTACCGCTAAAATTCCTGTAATTACTATAATCCCGGTTTTGATTTCTCTGGTTAGCTTCAAAGGGCTCGGTTTTCTGTTCTAAACAAAATTAGGAATATTTTTGACAAGGCAATTTTTGTACCTGTTAACCTATTTTAAAGCTTCGGTCAAAGTTACCCTTGTGCCATTTTTATATGCCACAATATAGCAAGTAGTATATCCCTTAGTAACAGCTTCTCTTTTTAGTTGCTCTGCTTTTTCATAAGAATCTGCATTCCCGTACATATAACGAAAAAGGTTCTTAACTGGTTCTTTTGATAGTATATCCAATCCATTAAAATTCTCGCTCCTAAGCGGAATTGTATTGGCACTGGCCATAAGCTGTACTTTAAAAATCACTCCCGTTTTAGCTGGAGGTGTTGTTTTTTCAATTTTTTCTGTTACCGTTACAGCTTTGGGTTGAGAATTTGTATTTGATGTTACTTCCTTACTTGATTCTACCAGTTCTTCCTTTACAGGTACTTGTGTAGACTCTGGTGTATCTTCCTTAACAATTGGTGTATCAATGGAGATACCACTGGTAACATCCTCTTTATAGGCTAAAACAGCATCGGCAATAGCCTTGCCCATTTCATCTTGTCCTTTTTTAGAGTTTAAATAGCTTCCTTCACCTTTATTGGTCAAAAAACCTGTTTCTACCAAGACACTCGGCATAAACGTTTGGTGAAGTACTATAAAACCTGCCTGCTTCACCTTTCTATCTTTTCGATTCAATTTTTTAGTGAAATTATCTTGAAGTTTTTTTCCCAATAAAATACTCTGATCCAAAAACTCTTCTTGCATTATGGTAAGCCCAATTACAGATTCTGGGGAATTAATATCGTATTCCGCATAGCGTTGTTCATAATCGTCCTCCAGATAAATTACGGAGTTCTCTTTTTTGGCCACCTCAAAGTTTTGTCTATTCACATGTAGTCCCAAAACAAATGTGCCTGCGCCATGGGCATCTGAAGTATGTGAATCGCAATGTACCGACACAAATAGATCTGCGTTGGCTTGATTAGCGATTTCCCCTCTTACAAAAAGATCTA contains:
- a CDS encoding DUF4304 domain-containing protein, yielding MTNQEFKAELDQLLKPHGFKKKGNKWTSETEELEKIIELQKSNFSNSYYLNYGFNFKDLDYTEVTMHIWNRFGPSKRKENKIFIKTLDLESPLNPTERIQNLKLFISSLLLPEINGINAKEDVVKKLKSRKHLNDVFLRVKRHLNLITQ
- a CDS encoding (Fe-S)-binding protein, encoding MSEEIKVKTMEEFMAQGTQPEILFWVGSAGSYDDRAKKISRAFVKILNRAGVEFAVLGPEESCTGDVAKRAGNEFLFQMQAMMNIEVLNGYEIKRIVTCDPHSFNTLKNEYPGLGGHYDVVHHTQYIKELIDNGRLSIEGKVYKEKRITFHDPCYLGRANSVFDAPRDVLKKTNADIVEMKRHKKTALCCGAGGAQMFKEPEKGDMDINVLRTKDALETNPNIIATGCPYCNTMMTDGIKAHEKEDSVTVLDVAELIANSI
- a CDS encoding (Fe-S)-binding protein, translating into MEYLPNILFTIALIVGIGFFARNVRKLSRNIKLGKNVDVSNDRPQRWKNMAKIALGQTKMVVRPIAGLMHIIVYVGFVIINLEVLEIILDGILGTHRVFAPLGALYDFLIGSFEVLAFMVIIAVVIFWVRRNIIKLKRFIKPEMEGWPKKDGNMILYIELVLMFLFLTMNATDFQLQQMDVAHYTKAGAFPISQFIAPLFENMSASNLILVERTAWWLHILGILAFLNYLYYSKHLHILLAFPNTYYGKLKPQGQFNNVEAVTNEVKLMMDPSADPFAAPVEDAPDPEKFGASDVMDLNWVQLLNAYTCTECGRCTSECPANQTGKKLSPRKIMMDTRDRLEDVGKNIDANKGTFVPDGKQLLGDYISHEELWACTTCNACVEACPVSIDPLSIIMEMRRFLVMEQSAAPTELNNMMSNIENNGAPWPYNQMDRLNWVNE
- a CDS encoding MlaD family protein, producing the protein MKLTREIKTGIIVITGILAVIFGLSYLKSSPFFENDKIFYAVYDHVGGLQTGTQVSINGQVVGKVVSIKFKDNKFRSVVEFTVNKDQDFSKNSSAEIYDTGIIGGKGIQILPVFDDASFAKSGDTLNSSIKPGITALVQEKLTPLQTKVEGAVSHADTLLMNFNDVLDNQTRYELRQSIAGINALVSSFKGSADKLNGLLESNKEQLDNSLKNVDHITTNFSKLSDSLANAGLAETVASFKTTVERLNATLGKIEKGEGSLGKLANDEKLYNNLEAASRELDLLLQDFRLNPKRYVNVSVFGKKQKEYELPENDPASQNQN
- a CDS encoding N-acetylmuramoyl-L-alanine amidase family protein; the encoded protein is MIKSKLAFFVFLLSVLSFTSFNKNDTEVTPKDKFVVVLDAGHGGHDPGNLGNGYLEKNIALGIVLKAGEELEKNPDIEVIYTRKDDTFIDLFVRGEIANQANADLFVSVHCDSHTSDAHGAGTFVLGLHVNRQNFEVAKKENSVIYLEDDYEQRYAEYDINSPESVIGLTIMQEEFLDQSILLGKKLQDNFTKKLNRKDRKVKQAGFIVLHQTFMPSVLVETGFLTNKGEGSYLNSKKGQDEMGKAIADAVLAYKEDVTSGISIDTPIVKEDTPESTQVPVKEELVESSKEVTSNTNSQPKAVTVTEKIEKTTPPAKTGVIFKVQLMASANTIPLRSENFNGLDILSKEPVKNLFRYMYGNADSYEKAEQLKREAVTKGYTTCYIVAYKNGTRVTLTEALK